Proteins encoded within one genomic window of Nitrososphaerota archaeon:
- a CDS encoding zinc ribbon domain-containing protein gives MYSYKIIKGELIFNNSNDIKKIDELINEWHFAVLQYANMYAKIERFVEIPTRLPENLKKTAKEYAEQLVKQNGKQCIFTDFKKADEIKENIERKIERTKNIVSEKAIKHLENKKIVAIKNNFIQLERCSVRSNDSFKTIIITTLEKYKTINAWFKCKRKQLLIEALNSPKRTKHFKTLEVCDPIIKKEDNRYFLIFPIRKLVELLTTEELSNKFNVGFNILSIDINLDDVCYAIYKVNTNNYKRLFIDRIKWNIVEWIRVKQIDAYAKERYKTPAKRLWRKLKLRNLGICQRISNEIVKNALKYNVKAIIYEDLSNNFKNKSKEYNFKIRMWFYRKILNYLINNANWNGISTIYVDPYDTSKTCPKCNNELKESDSFHYLECKNCGFKDDRDHIAVANITKKFLKLLLNSKSLEGEGLGTQPKTLLQAQ, from the coding sequence ATGTATTCATATAAAATAATTAAAGGAGAATTAATATTCAATAATTCTAATGATATTAAGAAAATCGATGAACTAATAAATGAATGGCATTTTGCTGTATTACAATATGCAAACATGTATGCTAAAATTGAAAGATTTGTTGAAATTCCAACAAGATTACCAGAAAATTTAAAAAAGACTGCAAAAGAATATGCTGAACAATTAGTAAAACAAAATGGAAAGCAATGCATTTTTACAGATTTTAAAAAAGCTGATGAAATTAAAGAAAATATTGAAAGAAAAATAGAAAGAACAAAAAACATTGTTAGCGAAAAAGCAATAAAACATTTAGAAAACAAAAAGATTGTCGCTATAAAAAATAATTTCATTCAATTAGAGCGATGTTCTGTTAGATCAAATGATAGCTTTAAAACTATAATAATAACAACATTAGAGAAATACAAAACAATAAATGCATGGTTTAAATGCAAAAGGAAGCAACTATTAATAGAAGCGTTGAACTCACCAAAAAGAACAAAACATTTTAAAACTTTAGAAGTATGCGATCCAATAATAAAGAAAGAAGACAATAGATATTTTCTAATATTTCCAATAAGAAAGCTTGTAGAATTGTTAACTACTGAAGAATTATCTAATAAATTTAATGTAGGTTTCAATATTCTAAGCATAGATATAAACTTAGATGATGTTTGCTATGCTATATACAAAGTAAATACTAATAATTACAAAAGATTATTCATTGATAGAATAAAATGGAATATTGTTGAATGGATTAGAGTAAAACAAATAGATGCTTATGCAAAAGAAAGATATAAAACACCTGCGAAAAGATTATGGAGAAAATTAAAACTAAGAAATCTTGGAATTTGTCAAAGAATTTCTAATGAAATTGTTAAAAATGCATTAAAATATAATGTGAAAGCGATAATATACGAAGATTTAAGCAATAATTTTAAAAATAAAAGCAAAGAATATAACTTTAAAATAAGAATGTGGTTCTATAGAAAAATCTTAAATTATCTAATAAACAATGCAAATTGGAATGGAATATCAACAATTTATGTAGATCCATATGATACTTCGAAAACTTGTCCAAAATGCAATAATGAACTTAAAGAAAGCGATAGCTTCCATTATTTAGAATGCAAAAATTGTGGATTTAAAGATGATAGAGACCATATAGCAGTTGCTAATATTACAAAGAAATTTTTAAAGCTCCTTCTAAACTCTAAGAGTCTGGAAGGAGAAGGTTTAGGAACTCAACCCAAAACCCTCCTTCAAGCACAATAA
- a CDS encoding cyclophilin-like fold protein: MKAQARIPIKIIVEKIGEFNGEFIRFYAPITIEYLLKNMPLEGFAGIMEHCIFFETKISIGAEKTINKVIPGDICYWPPRNAICLFFKEAIPPVQTVKIGKFSNKIENLINTKQGSRIRILKI, from the coding sequence ATGAAAGCACAAGCAAGAATTCCAATTAAAATAATTGTAGAAAAAATAGGAGAATTTAATGGAGAATTTATAAGATTTTATGCACCAATAACAATAGAATACTTATTAAAAAATATGCCTCTTGAAGGATTTGCTGGAATAATGGAACATTGTATATTTTTTGAAACAAAAATTTCTATAGGAGCTGAAAAAACTATTAATAAAGTTATTCCAGGAGATATATGCTATTGGCCACCTAGAAATGCTATATGTTTATTCTTTAAAGAAGCAATCCCTCCAGTTCAAACAGTAAAGATTGGTAAATTTTCAAATAAAATTGAAAATTTAATAAATACTAAGCAAGGTTCAAGAATTAGAATTTTAAAAATTTAA
- a CDS encoding class I SAM-dependent methyltransferase family protein produces MNKENNLKDILSKKFPFIKKEDLPRKVRFIGNIALIRCSEKLDPYLKEIGEIIMKLYPSTKSVLKIERIEGDYRIPKIKLIAGSNNTETIHKEYGCKYKLDVSKLMFCLGNSFERVRTAIQVREWETIIDMFGGIGQFSIPAAKISRAKKIYAIEINPLAYYYLKENIKLNGTYNIEAIPGDSREIILNKLRGVADRVFMGYFPETIKFFEYGLEAISEKGGIIHFHDLIEKENGLEKITKQIFNIANLKNYHVDIIDSRIVKPYSKYLVHIAIQIFAIPK; encoded by the coding sequence ATGAATAAAGAAAATAATTTAAAGGATATACTCTCTAAAAAATTTCCATTTATAAAAAAGGAAGATTTACCAAGAAAAGTTAGATTTATAGGAAATATAGCTCTAATTCGTTGTTCAGAAAAGCTTGATCCATATTTAAAAGAAATTGGAGAAATTATAATGAAGCTATACCCATCTACTAAATCTGTATTAAAAATTGAGAGAATCGAAGGAGATTATAGAATTCCTAAAATTAAATTAATAGCTGGAAGTAACAATACAGAAACAATTCATAAAGAATATGGATGTAAATATAAATTGGATGTTTCAAAATTAATGTTTTGTTTAGGAAATAGTTTTGAAAGAGTAAGAACAGCTATTCAAGTTAGAGAATGGGAAACTATAATTGATATGTTTGGAGGAATTGGGCAATTTTCTATACCAGCAGCAAAAATTTCTCGAGCTAAAAAAATATATGCTATAGAAATAAATCCTTTAGCATATTATTATTTAAAAGAAAATATTAAACTTAATGGAACTTATAATATTGAAGCAATTCCAGGAGATTCGAGAGAAATTATCTTAAATAAATTAAGAGGAGTAGCTGATAGAGTTTTTATGGGTTATTTTCCTGAAACAATAAAATTTTTTGAATATGGTTTAGAAGCTATATCAGAAAAAGGTGGAATAATACATTTTCATGACCTTATCGAAAAAGAGAATGGTTTAGAAAAAATTACTAAACAAATCTTTAATATTGCAAATTTAAAAAATTATCATGTAGATATAATAGATTCGCGTATCGTCAAACCATATTCAAAATATTTAGTGCATATAGCTATTCAAATTTTTGCAATTCCAAAATAA
- a CDS encoding nitroreductase family protein codes for MDVIKLRRSIRKYKPDPVSDEDIEYVLNAARLAPSWKNLQCWRYVVVKNEEIRRKIAESRPQSKDWIIEAPVIIVACADPSKSGYHDDKEYYLVDIGISFEHLILAARERGLGTCWIGEFNEEIVKEAIDAPENIRIVAFTPLGYPAIEKGEVKDRKNLEEICFYEKYGYKKDGSHVPSD; via the coding sequence ATGGATGTTATTAAATTAAGGAGAAGCATTAGAAAATATAAACCAGACCCAGTTTCCGATGAAGATATAGAATATGTATTGAATGCTGCTCGTCTTGCTCCTTCTTGGAAAAATTTACAATGTTGGAGATATGTAGTAGTAAAAAATGAAGAAATAAGAAGGAAAATTGCTGAATCTAGACCACAGTCTAAAGATTGGATTATTGAAGCACCAGTAATAATAGTAGCTTGTGCAGATCCAAGTAAATCAGGATATCATGACGACAAAGAATATTATCTTGTAGACATTGGAATATCTTTTGAACATTTAATACTTGCTGCAAGAGAAAGAGGACTTGGAACATGTTGGATAGGAGAATTTAATGAAGAAATTGTTAAAGAAGCCATAGATGCTCCTGAAAATATTAGAATAGTAGCATTTACTCCATTAGGCTATCCAGCTATAGAAAAAGGAGAAGTAAAAGATAGGAAAAATCTTGAAGAAATATGCTTTTATGAAAAATATGGATATAAAAAAGACGGTTCACATGTACCTAGCGATTAA
- a CDS encoding 30S ribosomal protein S25e: MGKKPTLSALEKRLKREAEKQKAAQQKAAAAIEKGPKDIIPPSKEELNKFISSSKMITPFMVAEKFNIKLSIAKQILKDLVKEGILSIVGGDNRIRIYVPITKTTPLSKEKVPKEKTRK, from the coding sequence ATGGGGAAGAAACCAACATTATCTGCTCTTGAAAAAAGATTAAAAAGAGAAGCTGAAAAACAAAAAGCTGCTCAACAAAAAGCAGCAGCTGCTATTGAAAAAGGACCTAAAGATATTATCCCCCCTTCAAAAGAAGAATTGAATAAATTTATTTCATCTTCAAAAATGATTACTCCATTTATGGTTGCTGAAAAATTCAATATAAAGCTTAGTATAGCTAAACAAATTTTAAAAGATTTAGTTAAAGAAGGAATATTAAGTATTGTTGGTGGAGATAATAGAATTAGAATTTATGTTCCTATTACTAAAACTACTCCATTAAGTAAAGAGAAAGTACCTAAAGAAAAAACTCGTAAATAA